In one Mycoplasmopsis canis PG 14 genomic region, the following are encoded:
- a CDS encoding RNA polymerase sigma factor, which translates to MKKEFEPFITFLKKEMKRMKRSKLTQEEVMEALLKNRLEVEDEQMDDLLFELVDLGILDNELDSGDTDDVNLDELQEEVFKSPKTTKKSKEHFDDDDFESNNNSNLDDLDDAHMTDIDDDDDEDYDDSLEGLGDWDDDLTSPEKFTYDEKDEEDDEEEEEEEQEDSIYQDFDDDEFGIGEDINVNDHNSSLLLSAEDKKPENLSNKLTETNDIVKWYMRWIGKYGKLLTESEERELASRMIKGGFRGKKARDTLINRNLRLVINNAKKYKNRGLSFIDLISEGNAGIMKAVQKYDVSRGFKFSTYATWWIRQAITRAVADQARTIRVPVHMVETINKVSKVERELHQELGYEPSDEEIAKRIGNSFTPEKVRYIRKINTDPISLDKQVGKENDSQFSDFVKDDNIVNPVDHSSKEELSVILKEMLAWLEPDERELICKRFGVGEDENGNPYEIHSLEELAKARNNVSKERIRQIENKILKKLRNHPKYGPILKNFS; encoded by the coding sequence ATGAAAAAAGAATTTGAACCATTTATAACATTTCTAAAAAAAGAAATGAAAAGAATGAAAAGAAGCAAACTGACTCAAGAAGAAGTTATGGAAGCTTTATTAAAAAACCGTTTAGAAGTTGAAGATGAACAAATGGATGATCTATTATTTGAATTAGTTGATCTTGGCATATTGGATAATGAATTAGATTCAGGGGATACTGATGATGTAAATTTAGATGAATTACAAGAAGAAGTTTTCAAATCTCCTAAAACAACTAAGAAATCAAAAGAGCATTTTGATGATGATGATTTTGAATCAAATAATAATTCTAATTTAGATGATTTAGATGATGCTCACATGACAGATATTGATGACGATGATGATGAAGATTATGACGATAGTCTTGAAGGACTTGGTGATTGAGATGATGATTTAACTTCTCCTGAAAAATTTACCTACGATGAAAAAGATGAAGAAGATGATGAAGAAGAAGAGGAAGAAGAACAAGAAGATAGCATTTATCAGGACTTTGACGATGATGAATTCGGTATAGGTGAGGATATAAATGTTAATGATCATAATTCATCCTTATTGCTCTCTGCTGAAGATAAAAAACCAGAAAATTTATCAAATAAATTGACCGAAACAAATGACATTGTAAAATGATACATGAGATGAATAGGTAAGTATGGTAAACTTCTTACTGAAAGTGAAGAACGAGAACTTGCAAGTAGAATGATTAAAGGTGGATTTAGAGGAAAAAAAGCTAGAGATACATTAATCAATAGAAATCTTCGTTTAGTTATTAATAATGCAAAGAAATATAAAAATAGAGGTCTTTCGTTTATCGATTTAATTTCTGAAGGTAACGCAGGTATAATGAAAGCTGTTCAAAAATATGATGTTTCAAGAGGTTTTAAATTCTCTACATATGCCACATGATGAATTAGACAAGCAATAACAAGAGCCGTTGCTGATCAAGCGAGAACAATTAGAGTTCCTGTACATATGGTTGAAACAATTAATAAGGTTTCTAAAGTTGAACGTGAGTTACATCAAGAATTAGGCTACGAACCTTCAGATGAAGAGATAGCAAAGAGAATAGGGAATTCTTTTACACCTGAAAAAGTTAGATATATTAGAAAAATTAATACAGATCCTATTTCTTTAGATAAGCAAGTGGGGAAAGAGAACGATTCACAATTTAGTGATTTTGTTAAAGATGATAATATTGTTAACCCTGTAGACCACTCATCTAAAGAAGAATTAAGTGTAATTTTAAAAGAAATGCTTGCTTGATTAGAACCTGATGAAAGAGAATTGATTTGCAAGAGATTCGGTGTTGGGGAAGACGAAAATGGTAATCCATACGAAATTCATAGCCTTGAAGAATTAGCTAAAGCCAGAAATAATGTTTCAAAAGAAAGAATTAGACAAATAGAGAATAAAATTCTTAAGAAATTAAGAAACCACCCTAAATATGGTCCTATTTTAAAAAACTTTTCATAA
- a CDS encoding glycine--tRNA ligase produces the protein MQNNKNFMENIVNHLKNSGFVYQGSEIYGGLSNTWDYGPLGALLKDNIRDFWKKEFILKESSNFLIDSKILMNPQVWVTSGHVSNFSDPLIENKKNGKRYRADKLIQEIDENIIPEKMSNKEMVDFLINNLPEYDGSKTEWSEIKQFNLMFETHQGVVEGSKSKVFLRPETAQGIFVNFKNVLRTSRPKLPFGIGQVGKSFRNEVTPGNFIFRTREFEQMELEFFTKPEEANQWFDYYVNKSYEFVQKLGLKKENVKLRKHEKEELSHYSAGTTDIEFKFPFGWGELLGVANRTDYDLSSHSKATGENLDYLDPETNNKIIPYVIEPSIGLDRLMLAVLSDAYDEEEISEDDKRVVLRLPLEIAPYKVAILPLVKKLSDKSKEIFESLIDKGISVLYDESGSIGKRYRRQDAIGTYWCLTVDYDTLENNTVTLRNRDTMAQVRINIDDLHKYI, from the coding sequence ATGCAAAATAATAAGAATTTTATGGAAAACATTGTTAATCATTTAAAAAACTCAGGATTTGTTTATCAAGGTAGCGAAATTTATGGAGGTCTTTCAAATACTTGAGATTATGGTCCATTAGGAGCGCTTTTAAAAGATAATATCCGTGATTTTTGAAAAAAAGAATTTATTTTAAAAGAATCAAGTAACTTTTTAATTGATTCTAAAATTTTAATGAATCCACAAGTTTGAGTAACAAGTGGACATGTTTCGAATTTTAGTGACCCGCTAATCGAAAATAAAAAGAACGGAAAAAGATATAGAGCAGATAAGTTAATTCAAGAAATTGATGAAAATATAATACCGGAAAAAATGTCAAATAAAGAAATGGTAGATTTTCTTATTAATAATCTTCCAGAATATGATGGTTCAAAAACGGAGTGAAGTGAAATAAAACAATTTAATTTAATGTTTGAAACACATCAAGGAGTTGTTGAGGGTTCTAAGTCGAAAGTTTTCTTACGTCCAGAAACTGCGCAAGGTATCTTTGTGAACTTTAAAAACGTTTTAAGAACATCAAGACCAAAATTACCTTTCGGGATAGGACAAGTTGGAAAAAGTTTTAGAAACGAAGTTACCCCAGGAAACTTTATTTTTAGAACCAGAGAATTTGAACAAATGGAATTAGAGTTCTTTACGAAGCCAGAAGAGGCTAATCAATGATTTGATTATTATGTAAACAAATCATATGAATTTGTTCAGAAATTAGGTCTTAAAAAAGAAAATGTAAAATTAAGAAAACACGAGAAAGAAGAATTATCACATTATTCAGCCGGTACAACAGATATTGAATTTAAATTCCCGTTTGGTTGAGGTGAATTATTGGGTGTTGCTAATAGAACTGATTATGATTTAAGTTCTCACTCTAAAGCAACTGGTGAGAATCTTGATTACTTAGATCCGGAAACAAATAACAAAATAATCCCTTATGTAATTGAACCAAGTATAGGATTAGATCGTTTAATGCTTGCTGTCTTATCAGATGCATACGACGAAGAAGAAATAAGTGAAGATGATAAAAGAGTAGTTTTAAGATTACCTCTTGAAATTGCGCCTTATAAAGTAGCAATTCTTCCTTTAGTGAAAAAACTTAGTGATAAGTCAAAAGAAATTTTTGAATCCCTAATAGATAAAGGTATTTCAGTGTTGTATGATGAATCTGGTTCTATAGGAAAAAGATATAGAAGACAAGATGCTATTGGTACATATTGATGTTTAACAGTAGATTACGATACATTAGAAAATAATACTGTTACATTAAGAAATAGAGACACTATGGCACAAGTAAGAATAAATATTGACGACTTACATAAATACATTTAA
- a CDS encoding HPr family phosphocarrier protein, with translation MKEFTCKIIDPIGLHARPTSLVTAIAAKYKSEAKLSYNGREGNLKSITNIMALGIKYGAEITIKTSGEDEQEAIDAIRKSLEDHQLI, from the coding sequence ATGAAAGAATTTACATGTAAAATTATTGATCCAATCGGATTACACGCTCGTCCTACTTCATTAGTGACGGCTATTGCTGCAAAATATAAATCAGAGGCAAAATTATCATACAATGGACGTGAAGGTAATTTAAAATCAATCACGAACATTATGGCACTTGGGATTAAATATGGTGCAGAGATTACAATTAAAACATCTGGTGAAGATGAACAAGAAGCTATTGATGCTATTAGAAAGTCATTAGAAGACCACCAATTAATTTAA
- a CDS encoding MAG5620 family putative phospho-sugar mutase has product MKGFLMNIETLKIWFSFYKNESIFSGSFEEFVTNVKKTFVEAVIENNKISPSIYGIKFKGDNMYNFNHLNPFTAISLLNSFLKNSGLTKNSKILIGSDFDSVQINQIKEYFSRFLNRYKIETYVHNSTIINDFLFFESIKASGIHNGIFVSYDKESQEFYIKFYNKKNEISIEEQRKIISDFQYIKNPIILSKSSQSTVINLDKVIQNYSDKFLKPYLSRLETLSKKPTFNVYTIISDPEAEYILSKLLAKSGFKVHRINSAYNKNAYFEKFNFKFMKSLSLNYQRADMLIIINSAHEIKIYVWTKNKYILLTEDQLIYLFINNYYLTWKKSGILEKNKLFIPFYTSKNILKLLSTFKIPFDWNKNISRNQNILLSFTDNKFSSNIDNNLNYVNYPFIIKLCFMLYNYKINNNLFDYKYKKMIESNSNILLTSNDIKISYKNSLEILNFYHIGERIHKKIKVLEINKVDNVSREQHDYLTIKFSFKKKTFYSYIFYNFKKNSLVFKNELELDNSLNKIKIYLINFIFKRISRKIVRYSKQLKKVGSDEK; this is encoded by the coding sequence ATGAAAGGTTTTTTGATGAATATAGAAACATTAAAGATATGATTTAGTTTTTATAAAAATGAATCCATTTTTAGCGGCTCATTCGAAGAATTTGTAACTAATGTTAAGAAAACTTTTGTAGAAGCAGTAATTGAAAATAACAAAATATCGCCAAGTATTTATGGAATTAAATTTAAAGGTGATAATATGTACAATTTTAACCATTTAAATCCATTTACAGCAATTAGCTTGTTGAATAGTTTTTTGAAAAATTCTGGTTTAACAAAAAATTCAAAAATATTAATAGGTAGTGATTTCGATTCTGTACAGATAAATCAAATAAAAGAATATTTTTCAAGATTTCTAAATAGATACAAGATTGAAACATATGTTCATAATTCAACAATCATTAATGATTTTTTATTTTTTGAATCAATTAAAGCTTCAGGAATTCATAATGGTATTTTTGTTAGTTATGATAAAGAGAGTCAAGAGTTTTACATTAAGTTTTATAATAAAAAAAATGAAATATCAATAGAAGAACAAAGAAAAATAATATCTGATTTTCAATATATCAAAAATCCTATTATACTTTCCAAAAGTTCTCAGTCAACAGTTATTAATTTGGATAAAGTTATACAAAACTATTCGGATAAATTTCTTAAACCCTATTTATCTAGATTAGAAACGTTATCAAAGAAACCTACATTTAATGTTTATACGATAATATCAGATCCGGAAGCTGAGTATATTTTGAGTAAATTACTAGCGAAATCAGGATTTAAAGTTCATAGAATTAATTCAGCTTATAACAAAAACGCTTATTTTGAGAAATTTAATTTCAAATTTATGAAAAGTTTAAGTTTAAATTACCAAAGAGCCGACATGTTGATCATCATAAATTCAGCACATGAGATAAAAATATATGTTTGAACCAAAAATAAATACATTTTACTAACAGAAGATCAACTTATCTATTTATTTATAAATAATTATTATTTAACCTGGAAAAAGTCTGGTATCTTAGAAAAAAATAAATTGTTTATACCTTTTTATACTTCAAAAAACATTTTAAAACTTTTATCCACTTTCAAAATTCCTTTTGACTGAAATAAAAATATTTCAAGAAATCAAAACATATTATTAAGTTTTACAGATAACAAGTTTTCATCAAATATTGATAATAATTTAAATTATGTAAATTATCCGTTTATCATAAAATTATGTTTTATGCTATACAACTATAAAATTAATAACAACTTGTTTGATTATAAATATAAAAAGATGATTGAAAGCAATTCAAATATACTTTTAACAAGTAATGATATAAAAATTAGTTATAAAAACTCTCTTGAAATACTCAATTTTTATCACATAGGAGAGAGAATTCATAAAAAAATTAAGGTCTTAGAAATAAATAAAGTTGATAACGTTTCTCGTGAACAACATGATTATTTGACTATTAAATTTAGTTTTAAGAAAAAAACTTTTTACTCTTATATTTTCTACAATTTTAAAAAAAATAGCCTAGTTTTTAAGAATGAACTTGAATTAGATAATTCATTAAATAAAATAAAAATTTACTTAATAAACTTCATCTTTAAAAGGATTTCAAGAAAAATAGTGAGATATTCGAAACAATTAAAAAAAGTGGGATCTGATGAAAAATAA
- a CDS encoding phospholipase D-like domain-containing protein: MTVKFSIKRMILFILQLLISIGIFSGIIFSTLFFNYLLIWLLLVVIYLLNVIVTLIIYSQNRNNQAKFSWIYLVLFIPVIGHILFFIFGLDIKKKAELKLDLLPDYKISYYLDSIKSSGKETKNPVIQKMIRKKSSLTYDVNIELEKEGYNFYQKLIKELKKARKSIFIVTYIIKNSEISREIISILKKKQKEGVEVKWLIDDFGAIGKQRKYLKNLVKSKSFKIKMIGKIYYPFINYSSFSRNHQKFFIIDSSKVFSGGNNISDEYASLSPKYGHWIDINYIMQGPYINEYILHFFKLWKLIAKESIDVKNYLNYSNHNLLTNSQAILLTDSPSYNHSTIEDFLLIAFANARKSIKIATPYFTITKSLEKQLIIALKSGVEVTIYFPGLPDKPMVYKVGLSQLNKFIQFGLKVKIYDNHFLHSKMGVIDDEVAWLGTNNLDPRSMFSQYETVDILQGNVVSEINNIFEDYDKHSSNFHKKPYYERKYNKFENFFYDWVKTLI, from the coding sequence ATGACAGTAAAATTTTCTATTAAAAGAATGATTTTATTTATACTGCAATTACTAATATCGATCGGTATTTTTAGCGGTATCATTTTTTCTACTTTATTTTTTAATTATCTTTTAATTTGGTTATTGTTAGTAGTTATTTATTTATTGAATGTTATTGTAACACTAATTATTTATAGCCAAAACAGAAATAATCAAGCTAAATTTAGTTGAATTTATTTGGTTTTATTTATTCCGGTCATTGGCCACATCCTATTTTTTATATTCGGATTAGATATTAAGAAAAAAGCTGAACTAAAATTAGATTTACTTCCTGATTACAAGATTTCTTATTATTTAGACAGTATCAAAAGTTCTGGGAAAGAAACTAAAAATCCTGTTATTCAAAAAATGATTAGAAAGAAAAGTTCTTTAACTTATGATGTAAATATTGAGCTTGAAAAAGAAGGATACAATTTTTATCAGAAGTTAATTAAGGAGCTTAAAAAAGCTAGAAAATCCATTTTTATTGTTACTTACATAATAAAAAATAGCGAGATTTCCAGAGAAATAATTAGTATATTGAAGAAAAAACAAAAAGAAGGTGTTGAAGTAAAGTGACTAATTGATGATTTTGGAGCAATTGGTAAACAAAGAAAATATTTGAAAAATCTTGTTAAGTCAAAGTCATTTAAGATTAAAATGATTGGTAAAATTTATTATCCTTTCATCAATTACTCATCATTTAGTAGAAACCACCAAAAATTCTTTATTATAGATTCCAGCAAAGTATTTTCAGGCGGGAATAATATTTCTGACGAATATGCATCACTTTCCCCTAAATATGGACATTGAATAGATATTAACTATATTATGCAAGGGCCATATATCAACGAATATATATTGCATTTCTTTAAATTGTGAAAACTTATTGCAAAAGAATCGATAGATGTTAAAAATTATCTAAATTATAGTAATCATAATTTACTAACTAATTCCCAAGCAATTTTATTAACAGACTCTCCATCATATAATCACTCAACAATAGAAGATTTCTTATTAATTGCATTTGCTAACGCAAGAAAAAGTATAAAAATAGCAACGCCTTATTTTACGATAACAAAATCACTAGAAAAACAATTAATAATTGCACTAAAAAGTGGGGTTGAAGTTACAATTTATTTTCCAGGACTTCCTGATAAACCTATGGTTTATAAAGTTGGTTTAAGTCAGTTGAACAAATTTATTCAATTTGGATTAAAGGTAAAAATTTATGACAATCACTTTTTACATTCTAAAATGGGTGTAATTGATGATGAAGTAGCTTGATTAGGTACTAACAACCTTGACCCAAGAAGTATGTTTTCTCAATACGAAACTGTAGATATACTGCAAGGAAATGTAGTTTCTGAGATAAATAATATTTTCGAAGACTACGATAAACATTCTTCTAATTTTCATAAAAAACCTTATTATGAGAGAAAATATAATAAATTTGAGAACTTCTTTTATGATTGAGTAAAAACATTAATTTAA
- the dnaG gene encoding DNA primase, producing the protein MNEIDFKKINDDILNKADIVSIISNYVSLEKKGNNYIGLCPFHQDNTPSFTVSPSKKIYKCFACSESGNVITFIKNHLGKNYLETLDYFSKELSLDFDLSQMNKKAETRSEEELEILEVLKITNSFYKVKVFNNKDAQEYLKKRNLLDTELRKTFNIGFAPGNELYKYLSESSKFSDDLIYKSGLITSDFKELFWNRITFGIKNSQGEIVGFSARALNNEIKPKYINSPETRLFNKSKILYNYDNARNSIEKNKEVYIVEGFMDVIALYKAGIENAVALMGTALTNDHVRLINKYSVILFLDKDSAGISATIKSIKTLLANNVSNIFVSANSFEKDADEILEKEGKEALFYTLNNRKSFIDFIYDFYTNTHNLKTDFNYINIKKFENDLSSFLSLLDYDQKFYIFNKFKSDFGYDLSSLSNSSNQQNAQKLSDVKQFINTNFEEYYDNHLNINKNIFTYKDFTDLIATNIRIKFLMYFILKPDFAKRFYSLDNSNILYSKPTQLEKVYEDIKDKSFGYFDLLGHQKEPTVKEAIIKIKKDMHTRIFELIASIKKEVNEQELRDFYVRYINDIIKTINDNGQISLNPIVQELIDAYKEENERLKITPNPKQNSYLMKELKRFKNKKI; encoded by the coding sequence ATGAATGAAATTGATTTTAAAAAAATAAATGATGATATTTTAAACAAAGCGGATATCGTTAGTATAATTTCAAATTACGTATCATTAGAGAAGAAAGGCAATAATTATATTGGGTTATGCCCCTTTCATCAAGATAATACTCCTAGTTTTACAGTTTCTCCTAGCAAAAAAATATATAAGTGTTTTGCTTGTTCAGAAAGCGGTAATGTTATTACATTTATTAAAAATCATCTGGGAAAAAATTATCTAGAAACATTGGATTATTTTTCAAAAGAATTATCACTAGATTTTGATTTAAGTCAAATGAATAAGAAGGCGGAAACAAGAAGTGAAGAGGAATTAGAAATTTTAGAAGTTTTAAAAATAACTAATTCTTTTTATAAAGTTAAAGTTTTCAACAATAAAGATGCGCAAGAATATCTTAAAAAGAGAAATTTATTGGATACCGAATTGAGAAAAACATTTAATATAGGTTTTGCTCCAGGTAATGAGCTTTACAAATATTTATCAGAATCTTCTAAATTCTCAGACGATTTAATTTATAAATCAGGTTTAATAACAAGTGATTTTAAGGAACTCTTTTGAAATAGAATAACTTTTGGAATAAAAAATTCACAAGGTGAAATAGTGGGTTTTAGCGCAAGAGCTCTTAATAATGAAATAAAACCAAAATACATCAATTCACCTGAAACTAGATTATTTAACAAATCTAAAATACTTTATAACTATGATAATGCAAGAAACTCCATCGAAAAAAACAAAGAAGTATATATTGTGGAAGGTTTCATGGATGTTATTGCACTATACAAAGCAGGTATAGAAAATGCTGTTGCATTAATGGGAACTGCTCTTACTAATGACCATGTAAGGTTGATTAATAAATATTCTGTTATTTTGTTCTTAGATAAGGATTCAGCTGGTATTAGCGCTACAATTAAGTCTATAAAAACATTGTTAGCAAATAATGTTTCAAATATATTTGTTTCAGCTAATAGTTTTGAAAAGGATGCGGATGAAATATTAGAAAAAGAAGGAAAAGAAGCATTATTTTATACTTTAAATAATAGAAAATCCTTCATTGATTTCATATATGATTTTTATACTAATACACACAATTTAAAAACTGATTTCAACTACATAAACATTAAAAAGTTCGAGAACGATCTATCTTCATTTTTGAGTTTGCTAGATTATGATCAAAAATTTTATATCTTCAATAAATTTAAATCAGACTTTGGTTATGATTTAAGTTCATTATCAAACTCAAGTAATCAACAAAATGCACAAAAGCTAAGTGATGTTAAGCAATTTATCAACACAAATTTTGAAGAATACTATGATAACCATTTAAATATTAATAAAAATATTTTTACTTATAAAGACTTTACTGATTTGATCGCAACTAATATAAGAATTAAATTTTTAATGTATTTTATTTTAAAACCTGATTTTGCTAAAAGATTTTACAGTTTAGATAACTCAAATATTCTTTATAGCAAACCAACTCAATTAGAAAAGGTTTATGAAGATATAAAAGATAAATCGTTTGGTTATTTTGATCTTTTAGGTCACCAAAAAGAACCGACAGTCAAAGAAGCCATAATTAAAATAAAAAAAGATATGCATACCAGAATTTTTGAATTAATTGCTTCGATTAAAAAAGAAGTAAATGAACAAGAATTAAGAGATTTTTATGTTAGATATATTAATGATATTATCAAGACAATTAATGATAACGGTCAAATATCTCTCAATCCAATAGTGCAAGAATTAATTGATGCTTATAAAGAGGAAAATGAGAGATTAAAGATCACACCAAATCCAAAACAAAACTCATATCTAATGAAAGAATTAAAAAGATTTAAAAACAAAAAAATATAA
- the ychF gene encoding redox-regulated ATPase YchF: MSLKAGIVGLPNVGKSTLFSALTKKQVEASNYAFTTIEPNISSVPLIDPRLKQIADLINPDKIVWATFDFVDIAGLVQGASKGEGLGNKFLANIREVDAIIHVVRCFEDKNIMHVANSVDPVRDKDVINYELMLADLETVTNVLNRVAKKAKSGDKNGIIEQNAALKVKEALENNIPVREVSLDENELKFIKGYHLLTFKPIIYVANLSAEQFTNYKEDKLFNYLKDSLKDYEKIIPISAQVESELSQIDDENEKSELLTMYGIEVSGLDVLTKEAFDLLNLETYFTAGKIEARAWVYHKGWEAPKCAGVIHTDFEKKFIKAEVISFEDYVTYGGELGAKNAGKMRQEGKTYIMKDGDVCHFKFGK, from the coding sequence ATGTCATTAAAAGCAGGAATTGTTGGTTTACCAAACGTTGGTAAGAGTACCTTATTTAGTGCACTTACAAAAAAACAAGTAGAAGCTTCTAACTATGCTTTCACAACTATTGAGCCAAATATTTCATCTGTTCCATTAATTGATCCAAGATTAAAACAAATTGCGGATTTAATTAATCCGGACAAAATTGTTTGAGCTACCTTTGATTTCGTAGATATAGCAGGCTTAGTGCAAGGCGCTTCTAAAGGTGAAGGTCTTGGTAATAAGTTTTTAGCTAACATAAGAGAAGTTGATGCCATAATACATGTCGTTAGATGCTTCGAAGATAAAAATATAATGCATGTTGCTAATTCTGTTGATCCGGTAAGAGATAAAGATGTTATAAATTATGAGTTAATGTTGGCAGACTTAGAAACAGTTACTAATGTTCTTAATAGAGTTGCTAAAAAAGCTAAATCAGGCGATAAAAATGGGATAATTGAGCAAAATGCTGCTTTAAAAGTTAAAGAAGCATTAGAAAACAATATTCCAGTAAGAGAAGTTTCATTAGATGAAAATGAACTAAAATTTATTAAGGGTTATCATTTATTAACATTTAAACCAATTATTTATGTTGCTAATTTAAGTGCTGAACAATTCACTAACTACAAGGAAGATAAATTATTTAATTATTTAAAAGATTCTCTTAAAGACTACGAAAAAATTATCCCAATTTCAGCACAAGTAGAATCAGAACTTTCGCAAATTGATGATGAAAATGAAAAATCTGAACTTTTAACTATGTATGGAATTGAAGTAAGTGGATTAGATGTTCTTACAAAAGAAGCTTTTGACTTATTGAATTTAGAAACTTATTTTACAGCCGGTAAAATAGAGGCTAGAGCTTGAGTTTATCATAAAGGATGAGAAGCACCAAAGTGTGCTGGAGTTATACATACAGATTTTGAGAAGAAATTTATTAAAGCTGAAGTAATAAGTTTTGAAGATTACGTCACATATGGCGGGGAATTGGGCGCAAAAAATGCCGGAAAAATGCGTCAAGAAGGTAAAACATATATCATGAAAGATGGGGATGTTTGTCACTTTAAATTTGGTAAGTAA
- a CDS encoding Nif3-like dinuclear metal center hexameric protein — MTVKTFIENLKKLYPENNAEIWDYTGYNVKSQQNKKFSGAILAIDLTKEVLEEAIKRKFNVILTHHPFIFNKTWKEEFVQAPYKREIYKKLKEHQITSYSLHTNFDYDLHGTSYQIFNFLGLDKKLLSNNSPTYSVVFENDPRINLISLIEEKFGYSNALRLNFNDQELSKFKKIAILSGSGSVLQINEMHSEMNIDLFITSDIKWNEWINYNQTGIKILEIPHLSEDVFAWSLLQKLKDIYPSENFYFKKIQLPFINKK; from the coding sequence ATGACAGTTAAAACATTTATTGAGAATCTTAAAAAATTATATCCTGAAAATAATGCTGAAATTTGGGATTATACTGGTTATAATGTAAAAAGTCAGCAAAATAAGAAGTTTTCTGGAGCTATTTTAGCTATTGACTTAACTAAAGAAGTTTTAGAAGAAGCTATTAAAAGAAAATTTAATGTAATATTAACTCACCATCCTTTTATATTTAATAAAACATGAAAAGAAGAATTTGTGCAAGCACCTTATAAAAGAGAAATTTATAAAAAATTAAAGGAACATCAAATTACATCATATTCGCTACATACAAACTTCGATTACGATTTGCATGGTACTTCATATCAAATATTTAATTTTTTAGGATTAGATAAAAAACTATTATCAAATAATTCACCAACTTATAGTGTTGTTTTTGAAAATGACCCAAGAATAAATCTTATTAGTTTAATAGAAGAAAAATTTGGGTATTCAAACGCTTTAAGACTTAATTTTAATGATCAAGAGTTATCTAAATTTAAAAAAATAGCTATCTTAAGCGGTTCAGGTTCTGTTTTACAAATCAATGAAATGCACTCAGAAATGAATATAGATTTATTTATAACAAGTGACATTAAATGAAATGAATGGATAAATTATAATCAAACAGGTATTAAAATTCTAGAAATACCACATTTAAGCGAAGATGTATTCGCGTGATCGCTTTTGCAAAAATTAAAGGATATTTATCCTTCTGAAAACTTTTATTTCAAAAAAATACAATTACCTTTTATAAACAAAAAATAA